One Corynebacterium uterequi DNA segment encodes these proteins:
- a CDS encoding ATP-dependent Clp protease proteolytic subunit produces the protein MTDKLTMSAPGGMNLGDSVYERLLRERIIFLGQQVDDDIANKLCAQILLLSAEDPTRDISLYINSPGGSVTAGMAIYDTMKYSPCDIATYGMGLAASMGQFLLSGGTKGKRFALPHARIMMHQPSAGIGGTAADISIQAEQFAQTKREMAQLIAEHTGQTFEQITKDSDRDRWFTAAEAKEYGIVDHVITHASNGQITN, from the coding sequence ATGACTGACAAGCTCACCATGTCCGCACCCGGCGGAATGAACCTCGGCGACTCGGTATATGAGCGCCTCCTGCGCGAGCGCATCATTTTCCTGGGCCAGCAGGTCGACGACGACATCGCCAACAAGCTGTGCGCACAGATCCTGCTCCTCAGCGCCGAAGACCCGACCCGGGACATCTCGCTCTACATCAACTCTCCCGGCGGATCGGTGACCGCCGGCATGGCGATTTACGACACCATGAAGTACTCGCCCTGCGACATCGCCACCTACGGCATGGGACTGGCGGCCTCCATGGGGCAGTTCCTGCTGTCCGGCGGCACGAAGGGCAAGCGCTTCGCCCTTCCCCACGCCCGCATCATGATGCACCAGCCCTCCGCCGGCATCGGCGGTACTGCGGCGGACATCTCCATCCAGGCTGAGCAATTCGCCCAGACGAAGCGAGAGATGGCCCAGCTCATTGCGGAACACACCGGGCAGACCTTCGAACAGATTACGAAGGACTCCGACCGCGACCGCTGGTTCACCGCCGCCGAGGCAAAGGAATACGGCATCGTCGACCACGTCATTACCCACGCCAGCAACGGCCAGATCACTAACTAG
- the tig gene encoding trigger factor gives MKTSVEKLSDTRVKLNVVVPFDELSTEIDNAYHAIASQVSIPGFRKGKAPRQLIDARFGRGPILEQVINDMLPVKYQQACEENELKVIGQPQVDIKKIEDKEFVEFEAEVDVRPEIEVPDFSTFEVTVPAIKIEDAAVDADLEDLQRRFAELKDTDRELADGDVAIIDIEGEEDGEVIDYATAEGLSYTVGTDDMVPGLDEALIGLKAGDDAQFESHQGPAEDDPVMNVKVHVHQVKERVLPELTDEFAQEASEFDSIEELRNSTREKLAEAAKTTQATAIRDEVLKKALEATEFSLPESVVEEQAHQQLHALMGQLAHDETVFAKILEAQGTTREEFDAQTRQQAEESVRTQLFLDAVADQENPQVTQQELSDQILFTASSYGMDPNQFVQQLQQAGQLGNLFADVRRGKALAAAICRVTVKDEDGNSIDPSEFFGEDEEDKTDEAEA, from the coding sequence GTGAAGACTTCCGTCGAGAAGCTCAGCGACACCCGCGTCAAGCTGAACGTTGTTGTTCCCTTTGACGAACTCAGCACTGAGATCGACAACGCGTACCATGCGATCGCCTCGCAGGTGAGCATCCCGGGCTTCCGCAAGGGCAAGGCCCCGCGGCAGCTGATCGACGCGCGCTTTGGCCGTGGTCCGATCCTCGAGCAGGTCATTAACGATATGCTGCCCGTGAAGTATCAGCAGGCCTGCGAGGAAAACGAGCTGAAGGTCATCGGCCAGCCGCAGGTCGATATTAAGAAGATCGAAGACAAGGAGTTCGTCGAGTTCGAGGCCGAGGTGGACGTCCGCCCGGAGATCGAGGTCCCGGACTTCTCCACCTTCGAGGTCACCGTCCCGGCCATCAAGATCGAAGACGCCGCGGTCGACGCCGACCTTGAGGACCTGCAGCGCCGCTTCGCGGAGCTCAAGGACACCGATCGTGAGCTGGCCGACGGCGACGTCGCCATCATCGATATCGAAGGCGAAGAGGACGGCGAGGTCATCGACTACGCCACCGCCGAAGGCCTGTCCTACACGGTGGGCACCGACGACATGGTTCCGGGCCTGGATGAGGCCCTCATCGGTCTCAAGGCCGGCGACGATGCCCAGTTCGAGTCCCATCAAGGGCCGGCTGAGGATGACCCGGTCATGAACGTGAAGGTCCACGTCCACCAGGTAAAGGAGCGGGTCCTTCCCGAACTCACCGATGAGTTCGCCCAGGAGGCCAGCGAGTTCGACAGCATCGAGGAGCTGCGCAACTCCACCCGCGAGAAGCTCGCCGAGGCCGCCAAGACCACCCAGGCCACCGCCATTCGCGACGAGGTGCTCAAGAAGGCCCTCGAGGCCACCGAGTTCTCCCTGCCGGAGTCCGTGGTGGAGGAGCAGGCCCACCAGCAGCTGCACGCCCTCATGGGTCAGCTCGCCCACGATGAGACCGTCTTCGCCAAGATCCTGGAAGCCCAGGGCACCACCCGCGAGGAGTTCGACGCCCAGACCCGTCAGCAGGCCGAGGAGTCCGTGCGCACTCAGCTCTTCCTCGACGCCGTGGCCGACCAGGAGAACCCGCAGGTCACCCAGCAGGAGCTGTCGGATCAGATCCTGTTCACCGCCAGCTCCTACGGCATGGACCCGAACCAGTTCGTCCAGCAGCTGCAGCAGGCTGGTCAGCTCGGTAACCTCTTCGCCGACGTCCGCCGCGGCAAGGCCCTCGCCGCCGCGATCTGCCGCGTCACCGTCAAGGATGAGGACGGCAACTCCATCGATCCGTCCGAGTTCTTCGGTGAGGATGAGGAAGACAAGACCGACGAGGCCGAGGCCTAA
- a CDS encoding heme ABC transporter ATP-binding protein produces MTPPNNQTVLSARDVDVVLGGRTIIAGMNVEFRPGEMTALVGPNGAGKSTLFSVLSGDQPATSGEVTLDGRDVRSYKAKELATRRAVLPQDHIVRFSYAVEEVVELARLAHTTSPDEDKVIINDALTAAEMVAFRRRDVQTLSGGEMARVAFARVLAQTTPVVFLDEPTAALDLRHQELVMGQARALRDAGATVIVVVHDLNLAAAYADRIVMMAAGRLVADGRPDDVLTSQRVSEVYRQAVIVTKHPTRGTCLVLPTDAA; encoded by the coding sequence ATGACCCCGCCCAACAACCAGACGGTGCTCAGCGCCCGCGACGTCGACGTCGTACTCGGCGGCCGCACCATCATCGCCGGTATGAATGTCGAATTCCGCCCCGGCGAGATGACTGCCCTCGTCGGTCCCAACGGTGCTGGCAAGTCAACGCTCTTCAGCGTCTTGTCAGGAGACCAGCCGGCTACTAGCGGCGAGGTCACCCTCGATGGCCGTGACGTCCGCTCGTATAAGGCAAAAGAGCTCGCGACGCGTCGAGCAGTGCTTCCGCAGGACCACATCGTCCGCTTCAGCTACGCGGTCGAGGAAGTCGTCGAACTGGCACGGCTCGCGCATACCACCTCACCCGATGAGGACAAGGTCATCATCAACGACGCCCTCACCGCCGCCGAGATGGTGGCGTTTCGGCGACGCGACGTTCAAACCCTCTCCGGCGGTGAAATGGCTCGCGTAGCCTTCGCTCGTGTCCTGGCCCAAACCACGCCCGTCGTCTTCTTGGATGAACCCACCGCGGCGTTGGACCTGCGCCACCAGGAGCTGGTTATGGGGCAGGCTCGGGCACTGCGCGACGCTGGCGCCACCGTCATCGTGGTGGTTCACGACCTTAACCTGGCTGCGGCCTACGCGGACCGCATCGTCATGATGGCTGCCGGGCGCCTCGTCGCCGACGGTCGGCCGGACGACGTGCTGACCTCGCAGCGCGTCAGTGAGGTCTATCGCCAGGCGGTCATCGTCACCAAGCATCCCACCCGCGGTACGTGCCTGGTACTTCCCACCGACGCTGCCTAG
- a CDS encoding FecCD family ABC transporter permease, which translates to MSTVATSTPNQPPAPPSSGVDDARTTTDNDRRFTVSRPPGQVVFTVLTVVLTVLMVLAIGLGPLRLSPAEVLAAVVHPDTVAATHVHVVWELRIPRVLQAAIVGASLAVAGAALQGLFGNPLADPGIVGVSSGASLGAIMAIVLGLTTFGTWTVPLMSFFFGTGTTALIYVLARPGSRCGTAQLLLVGIAITAITGSINGFFTYLADSTELETAVFWSMGSLNRASWETVAVSLPFFVVGTAIMLSLAKALDVLSLGEKQAHHVGLNIGRTRILLVVSTAVVVAAAVAASGSIGFVGLVVPHIVRTVVGPGHRWLLPISLVGGAFMLVAADIGARIANPPSEVPIGLFTGMVGGPFFLWLLYRSGKARS; encoded by the coding sequence GTGAGTACAGTCGCCACCTCCACCCCCAACCAACCCCCCGCCCCGCCATCATCAGGCGTCGACGACGCCCGGACCACCACGGACAATGATCGCCGGTTCACCGTCTCCCGCCCGCCTGGTCAGGTGGTCTTTACGGTGCTCACGGTCGTGCTCACCGTCCTCATGGTCCTCGCCATCGGGCTCGGCCCTCTTCGGCTATCCCCGGCGGAGGTGCTAGCCGCGGTCGTCCACCCGGATACCGTGGCAGCCACTCACGTGCACGTGGTGTGGGAACTGCGCATCCCTCGCGTCCTCCAGGCGGCGATCGTAGGAGCATCACTGGCCGTCGCCGGCGCCGCTTTGCAGGGGTTGTTCGGAAACCCGCTTGCCGATCCCGGCATCGTTGGCGTGTCCTCCGGCGCGTCGCTTGGTGCCATCATGGCCATCGTGCTCGGGCTGACCACCTTTGGCACCTGGACCGTCCCCTTGATGAGCTTCTTCTTTGGCACGGGAACAACGGCTCTGATCTACGTGCTGGCCCGCCCCGGTAGTAGGTGCGGAACGGCTCAGCTGTTGCTGGTGGGCATCGCGATCACCGCCATCACCGGCTCGATCAATGGCTTCTTTACCTACCTCGCGGACTCCACGGAGCTGGAAACGGCCGTGTTCTGGTCCATGGGTTCGCTCAACCGCGCCAGCTGGGAGACCGTCGCGGTGTCTCTTCCCTTCTTCGTCGTCGGAACGGCAATCATGCTCAGCCTGGCCAAAGCGCTCGACGTGCTCTCACTCGGCGAGAAGCAGGCTCACCACGTCGGCCTCAATATCGGGCGGACACGCATCCTGCTCGTGGTGTCCACCGCCGTGGTTGTGGCCGCCGCCGTCGCGGCATCGGGATCCATTGGTTTCGTCGGCCTCGTGGTTCCGCACATCGTCCGCACCGTGGTGGGCCCGGGGCACCGGTGGCTCCTGCCGATCAGCCTCGTCGGCGGCGCCTTCATGCTCGTCGCCGCCGACATCGGCGCTCGAATAGCGAATCCTCCCTCGGAGGTTCCCATCGGCCTGTTCACCGGCATGGTTGGCGGCCCGTTCTTCCTCTGGCTGCTGTACCGCAGCGGAAAGGCACGTTCATGA
- a CDS encoding ABC transporter substrate-binding protein — translation MIHRRRVTAIATLACVALLTACNPATSDSENTTSGASSSAEATNAAAEPITFTGDDGAEITVDNPQKIFALEDSVIEIADALGVADRIAFIPKSSDVPELAPKAEGVNTAGKGSLTVEGVIALNPDLVVATNRRHEEIVKGLQAAGIPATLIDRDQHPADIVANVATVFGVKSDGEAMAKDIRASFDRISAAVADVPEADRQRVLVVSTSGAGGNISGGGTQTPADFIIKAAGGINAGAEAGIKRFSALTPEGVAAAQPDLIVVADTELEGLGGEEGIWEKVPGLAATPAAASKSLLVLPNSAIRIGGLSAVDGAAALAETMYPDAF, via the coding sequence ATGATCCACCGCCGCCGTGTCACCGCCATCGCCACCCTGGCCTGCGTCGCACTGCTCACCGCCTGCAACCCGGCCACGTCTGATTCCGAGAACACCACCTCCGGCGCCAGCAGCTCCGCCGAAGCGACCAACGCCGCCGCGGAACCGATCACGTTCACCGGTGACGACGGAGCGGAGATCACCGTCGATAATCCCCAGAAGATCTTCGCCCTGGAAGACTCGGTCATCGAGATCGCCGATGCCCTCGGCGTGGCGGATCGCATCGCCTTCATTCCCAAGTCCTCCGACGTGCCGGAGCTGGCGCCCAAGGCTGAGGGTGTGAATACCGCCGGAAAGGGATCGTTGACCGTTGAGGGCGTCATCGCGCTCAACCCGGACTTGGTGGTGGCGACCAACCGTCGTCACGAGGAGATCGTCAAGGGCCTGCAAGCTGCCGGTATCCCCGCCACCCTCATTGACCGGGACCAGCACCCCGCCGACATCGTCGCCAATGTCGCCACCGTCTTCGGCGTGAAGTCCGATGGTGAGGCGATGGCTAAGGACATCCGCGCCAGCTTCGATCGCATCTCCGCGGCCGTTGCCGACGTCCCCGAAGCAGATCGCCAGCGCGTCCTCGTGGTCTCTACGAGCGGCGCCGGCGGCAACATCTCCGGCGGCGGCACCCAGACCCCGGCTGACTTCATTATTAAGGCCGCCGGCGGCATCAACGCCGGTGCCGAAGCCGGCATCAAGCGCTTCTCGGCGCTGACCCCGGAAGGCGTCGCCGCCGCTCAGCCGGACCTCATCGTCGTTGCCGACACGGAACTGGAAGGCCTCGGTGGCGAGGAAGGCATCTGGGAGAAGGTTCCTGGTCTGGCTGCCACCCCGGCTGCTGCCTCTAAGTCGCTGCTCGTGCTGCCCAATAGCGCCATCCGCATCGGCGGGCTCAGTGCCGTCGACGGTGCCGCGGCCCTGGCAGAAACCATGTACCCGGACGCGTTCTAA
- a CDS encoding ribose-5-phosphate isomerase, with translation MRVYLAADHAGFETKNAIIEHLDREGHEPVDCGAYEYDPSDDYPAVCIDAALRTLADEGSLGIVLGGSGNGEQIAVNKVKGARCGLAWNVDTARLAREHNNAQLIAIGGRMHDIDEVLAIVDAFVEQEWSEEERHQRRIDILSAFEETGVPPEPPVAPEA, from the coding sequence ATGCGCGTTTACCTTGCGGCGGATCACGCCGGATTCGAAACCAAGAATGCCATCATCGAGCACCTTGACCGTGAAGGCCACGAGCCCGTTGACTGCGGAGCTTATGAATACGATCCCTCCGACGATTACCCGGCCGTCTGCATCGACGCCGCTCTGCGGACCCTTGCCGACGAGGGCTCGCTGGGCATTGTGCTCGGCGGTTCCGGCAACGGCGAGCAGATTGCTGTGAATAAGGTCAAGGGCGCTCGGTGCGGCCTGGCCTGGAACGTCGATACTGCCCGCCTGGCCCGTGAGCACAACAACGCCCAGCTCATCGCTATCGGTGGCCGGATGCACGACATTGACGAAGTGCTGGCCATCGTCGATGCTTTCGTTGAGCAGGAATGGTCGGAGGAGGAGCGCCACCAGCGGCGCATCGACATCCTCTCGGCCTTCGAAGAGACCGGCGTTCCGCCGGAGCCGCCCGTCGCGCCTGAGGCTTAA
- a CDS encoding MFS transporter, translating into MPDSAGQHPTNGVSITAYNGAHTVAASPRLPNPGKDLSVSPVLTRRHRSMAIAAFGTIVEWYDFSIFFYVATSLTTVYFGGDSTNLLFTLGIAAVGFLFRPIGAMVFGHLGDRIGRRNSLVISTSLMALAMIGIAAVPGADTIGAWGGVAVILLRCLAGFSVGAEYTGIMVYLMESATARNRGFAASLAVVSSEVGSLLAVGLGAGMSRSLSPEQMDAWGWRVLFLVGGLMALSMIPLRGQMEETHTFERSRNIQRRTGRSPLVAVLTEHPRSVLLAFLISATGSVTYFLNITHVPTYLEITMGLDSAVSLWLGTVAALAAIIATPLVGLAADRVGRRRLFVLILAVVVLGTVPAYQVLAAHGSTVALIGVTALAVPAAAWSAVAASAVPEQFTAVGRFSGMAIGYNAATAVFGGGAPLIATWLQNVSGSPLAPALFATVVAVCAGGAAVVLMRDMTGRPLVELDEETSATASE; encoded by the coding sequence ATGCCCGATTCCGCTGGTCAACACCCCACTAACGGGGTATCGATCACCGCCTACAATGGCGCGCACACCGTCGCGGCCTCCCCGCGGCTCCCCAACCCAGGGAAGGACCTCTCCGTGTCCCCTGTTCTCACCCGTCGTCACCGCTCCATGGCTATCGCCGCCTTCGGAACCATCGTTGAGTGGTATGACTTTTCCATCTTCTTCTACGTCGCTACCTCGTTAACCACGGTGTACTTCGGCGGCGACTCCACTAACCTGCTGTTTACCCTCGGCATAGCGGCCGTCGGCTTTCTCTTTCGCCCCATCGGGGCCATGGTCTTCGGGCACCTCGGAGACCGGATTGGGCGAAGAAACTCGCTGGTCATCTCTACTTCGCTCATGGCTTTAGCCATGATCGGCATCGCCGCTGTTCCCGGGGCGGACACCATCGGCGCCTGGGGCGGCGTAGCGGTGATCCTGCTGCGCTGCCTGGCCGGATTCTCGGTGGGGGCGGAGTACACGGGGATCATGGTCTATCTCATGGAATCAGCCACCGCCCGCAATCGAGGCTTCGCCGCCTCCTTAGCGGTCGTCTCCTCCGAAGTGGGATCGTTACTCGCTGTCGGCCTCGGAGCGGGGATGTCTCGCTCGTTGTCTCCCGAGCAGATGGATGCGTGGGGATGGCGGGTGCTGTTCCTCGTCGGCGGACTCATGGCACTGAGCATGATCCCGTTGCGTGGGCAGATGGAGGAGACCCACACCTTCGAACGTTCCCGAAACATCCAGCGACGAACGGGACGCTCACCACTGGTGGCGGTGCTCACCGAGCATCCGAGATCGGTCCTGCTCGCCTTTCTCATCTCCGCCACCGGGTCGGTGACCTACTTCCTCAACATCACCCACGTGCCCACCTACCTGGAGATCACGATGGGGCTGGACAGCGCCGTGTCGCTGTGGCTCGGCACTGTCGCAGCCCTCGCGGCGATCATCGCCACTCCCCTCGTCGGGCTCGCGGCGGACCGGGTGGGGCGACGGCGACTGTTCGTCCTCATCCTCGCGGTGGTGGTGTTAGGGACGGTTCCCGCCTATCAGGTGCTCGCGGCCCACGGCTCGACCGTGGCACTCATCGGTGTGACGGCGCTGGCCGTGCCGGCCGCTGCGTGGTCGGCGGTGGCGGCGTCGGCGGTGCCAGAGCAATTCACCGCAGTGGGCCGATTCTCCGGCATGGCGATCGGTTATAACGCGGCCACCGCGGTCTTCGGCGGCGGCGCCCCCTTAATCGCCACCTGGCTGCAAAATGTCAGCGGTTCCCCCCTTGCGCCCGCGCTCTTCGCCACCGTAGTGGCGGTCTGTGCCGGCGGCGCGGCGGTCGTGCTCATGCGAGACATGACCGGCCGCCCGCTCGTCGAACTAGACGAGGAAACCTCCGCTACTGCTTCGGAGTAG
- a CDS encoding mycothiol-dependent nitroreductase Rv2466c family protein produces the protein MATAVTFYFDVSCPFAWKTSRWIKEVATVRDLAIEWTPMSLSILNEGADIPAAYARKMEANWGPARVFAKVKQEAPEKVGELYTIMGELIHEQGNGGKEGFGAYDAIIAQALDAAGLDADYAAAAHNEDVDAQLRVYHQAGQDAVGSDSGTPIVQIGDNAFFGPVITRYPAGEDAGKLFDAYETLAAYPYFFELKRNRFEMPQLPAQA, from the coding sequence ATGGCCACTGCCGTGACCTTCTACTTCGACGTCTCGTGCCCCTTCGCCTGGAAGACCTCGCGCTGGATTAAGGAAGTCGCGACGGTCCGAGACCTCGCCATCGAGTGGACTCCGATGTCTTTGTCCATTCTCAACGAGGGCGCGGACATCCCCGCCGCCTACGCCCGGAAGATGGAAGCCAACTGGGGCCCGGCCCGCGTCTTTGCCAAGGTCAAGCAGGAGGCCCCCGAGAAGGTCGGCGAGCTTTACACCATCATGGGTGAGCTCATCCATGAGCAGGGCAACGGCGGCAAGGAGGGCTTCGGCGCGTACGACGCCATTATCGCTCAGGCGCTCGACGCCGCCGGCCTCGACGCCGACTACGCGGCCGCCGCCCACAACGAGGACGTCGATGCGCAGCTGCGCGTCTACCACCAGGCCGGGCAGGATGCCGTGGGCTCCGACTCCGGAACCCCCATCGTCCAGATCGGCGACAACGCCTTCTTCGGGCCGGTCATCACCCGCTACCCGGCCGGCGAGGACGCCGGAAAGCTGTTCGACGCCTACGAGACCCTCGCGGCATACCCCTACTTCTTCGAGCTCAAGCGCAACCGCTTCGAGATGCCGCAGCTGCCCGCCCAGGCTTAG
- the pepN gene encoding aminopeptidase N → MTSLNLTEAEAAARSALVYGVHYRIHVDLTRSEERFPAETVVTFSTREPGTTFIDLSTDVAPIVVLDGALLDTSGYVAERGIELPELAAGEHRLEVKADIPFSRTGQGLHRAVDHADGRPYFYTQFETADAKRMFACFDQPDIKATYDLSVVARPEWKVILNEVAEVTHDGDRAVHRTQIGYPLSTYLVAVCAGEYAEFRDVWRGQLTHHPETPEGQPTDMEVPLGLYCRASLAEHLDVDRLMTETKQGFDFYHRHFGYAYPFGKYDQIFVPEFNAGAMENAGCVTIRDEYVFRSKETHYKYERRAETILHELAHMWFGDLVTMRWWGDLWLNESFATFSAAISQSEETAYDTAWVTFANVEKAWAYGQDQLPTTHPISTAADDIETVEQNFDGITYAKGASVLKQLQAYVGRDAFFAGVRAHFAQHAFGNATFDDLLAALEQASGRDLSFWADQWLKTTGINRLEVEAEVSEDGTYSRLDIVQSEQPLRTHRAAVGVYDLRDGRVTRISRAELDLTGERTAVDELVGTPAGRLILPNDDDLTYALFSLHPDEIDFVIANIAAFDDPMARTLCWSAAWQMTRDGKLRARDFIELVARGAEYETELAVTERVLNQAATAWRRFADPAWAESSTVLVDALLRGAQSADPDVAIIFERVLAEVELTDAAADHLRSLLDSDDADQRWRALIALVARGELSEEDIAAHADRDHSSTGVLQALKARAARPDPEVKAKVWQRLCAPGLSNLETRYLLEGLVAPGAKPHLEQFSESYYDTVRGVWDALPPESARTVVADTFPRWDLTEEGLARGQRFLDTDLPAALRRLLAEEVDAQARALRLRAVDAGATVETMR, encoded by the coding sequence ATGACTTCTTTGAACCTCACCGAGGCGGAGGCCGCCGCCCGCTCCGCCCTCGTCTATGGGGTGCATTACCGCATCCACGTGGACCTCACCCGCTCCGAGGAGCGCTTCCCCGCTGAGACCGTCGTCACCTTTAGCACCCGCGAGCCGGGCACGACCTTCATCGACTTGAGCACTGACGTCGCGCCGATCGTGGTCCTCGACGGCGCTTTGCTGGACACCTCGGGATACGTCGCCGAGCGTGGCATCGAGCTTCCCGAGCTCGCCGCCGGTGAGCACCGCCTCGAGGTCAAGGCGGACATTCCCTTCTCCCGGACGGGCCAAGGCCTGCACCGGGCCGTCGATCACGCCGACGGGCGCCCGTACTTCTATACGCAGTTCGAAACCGCGGATGCCAAGCGGATGTTTGCCTGCTTTGACCAGCCGGATATTAAGGCGACGTACGACCTCAGCGTCGTCGCCCGACCGGAGTGGAAGGTGATCCTCAACGAGGTTGCTGAGGTCACCCACGACGGCGACCGGGCCGTTCACCGCACCCAGATCGGCTATCCGCTGTCCACGTACCTGGTGGCAGTATGCGCCGGCGAGTACGCCGAGTTCCGTGACGTATGGCGCGGTCAGCTCACCCACCACCCCGAGACCCCGGAAGGTCAACCCACCGACATGGAGGTGCCGTTGGGGTTGTACTGCCGGGCGTCGCTCGCCGAGCACCTCGACGTCGACCGCCTCATGACGGAGACGAAACAGGGCTTCGATTTCTATCATCGACACTTCGGCTACGCGTACCCCTTCGGCAAGTATGACCAGATTTTTGTCCCTGAGTTCAACGCCGGAGCCATGGAAAATGCCGGCTGTGTCACCATCCGCGACGAGTACGTCTTCCGCTCCAAAGAGACCCACTACAAGTACGAACGTCGGGCCGAGACCATCCTCCACGAGCTCGCCCACATGTGGTTCGGCGACCTGGTGACGATGCGCTGGTGGGGAGACCTGTGGCTCAACGAGTCCTTCGCGACGTTCTCCGCCGCCATCTCCCAGTCTGAGGAAACCGCCTACGACACCGCCTGGGTCACGTTCGCCAACGTCGAGAAGGCCTGGGCGTACGGCCAGGATCAGTTGCCCACTACGCACCCGATCTCGACCGCGGCAGATGACATCGAGACAGTGGAGCAGAACTTCGACGGCATCACGTACGCGAAGGGAGCCAGCGTCCTAAAGCAGCTCCAGGCCTACGTGGGCCGGGACGCGTTCTTCGCCGGGGTGCGCGCCCACTTCGCCCAGCACGCGTTCGGCAACGCTACGTTCGACGATCTGCTCGCCGCCCTTGAGCAGGCCTCCGGCCGGGATTTGAGTTTCTGGGCGGATCAGTGGCTCAAGACCACCGGCATCAACCGCCTTGAGGTGGAGGCGGAAGTGTCCGAGGACGGGACGTACTCGCGCCTCGACATCGTGCAATCCGAACAGCCACTGCGCACGCACCGGGCGGCGGTAGGCGTCTACGACCTGCGCGATGGCCGCGTAACGCGCATTTCCCGCGCGGAATTGGACCTCACCGGCGAACGTACTGCCGTCGACGAGCTTGTTGGCACGCCCGCCGGCCGGCTCATCCTGCCCAACGACGACGACCTCACCTACGCCCTGTTCAGCCTGCACCCGGACGAGATCGACTTCGTCATCGCCAACATCGCCGCCTTCGACGATCCGATGGCACGCACGTTGTGCTGGTCGGCGGCGTGGCAGATGACCCGCGACGGTAAGCTGCGGGCACGCGACTTCATCGAGCTCGTGGCCCGCGGTGCCGAGTATGAGACGGAACTGGCGGTCACCGAACGCGTCTTGAACCAGGCCGCCACTGCCTGGCGACGCTTCGCCGATCCGGCCTGGGCCGAAAGCTCCACGGTGCTCGTCGACGCCCTGCTGCGGGGCGCACAGTCCGCCGACCCCGACGTGGCCATCATCTTCGAGCGGGTGTTGGCTGAGGTCGAACTCACTGATGCTGCGGCCGACCACTTGCGTAGTCTGCTGGATAGTGACGACGCCGATCAGCGGTGGCGCGCCCTCATCGCCCTCGTCGCCCGCGGGGAACTCAGCGAGGAGGATATCGCAGCCCATGCCGACCGCGATCACTCCTCCACGGGCGTACTCCAGGCGCTCAAGGCCCGCGCCGCCCGCCCTGACCCGGAGGTCAAGGCAAAGGTGTGGCAGAGGCTGTGCGCCCCGGGCCTGAGCAATCTGGAAACCCGGTACCTGCTCGAAGGTCTGGTCGCTCCGGGCGCCAAGCCGCACCTGGAGCAGTTCTCCGAGAGCTACTACGACACGGTACGCGGCGTCTGGGATGCACTGCCGCCGGAGTCCGCCCGCACCGTCGTGGCGGACACCTTCCCGCGCTGGGACCTCACCGAGGAAGGCCTTGCCCGAGGTCAGCGATTCCTGGACACGGATCTACCCGCGGCCCTCCGGCGCTTGCTGGCCGAGGAGGTCGATGCTCAAGCGCGGGCACTTCGGCTGCGCGCCGTCGATGCCGGGGCTACGGTAGAGACAATGAGATGA